The Peptococcaceae bacterium 1198_IL3148 genome contains a region encoding:
- a CDS encoding FAD-dependent oxidoreductase, with product MKIAIIGAGISGLSAALVLEKNGFKADIYEQNALVGDHYSHVGVVLKMAYRSISNEPLDYLNKLLDINLAPLEIINNLIIHSQNSKAEVKKEVIGYSFIIGPEPNSLMNQIAKELKYTKILYEQRETIENLRQRYDYVIVATGSRSEDYVSDQYLQDWQQYLVAYSRVAKIYGKFNPNTAMVWGNKEILKDGYAFLAPFSNQIASLYVTVPHIGGWEELNQCWKDFLATENILGQYTLLGTYDRTHVSAHSANASWENCLFVGDQGCFLDPFLGLGGATAVASGAMAARSIIENTSYDELVKEYKKVIGVMGKARNFYDSIDDPTFDKIVKAENNALLKKLIYGTNVDWLKYGTLPIGPFVKKKQSPDFHDTFSSPTK from the coding sequence GTGAAGATAGCAATTATAGGGGCCGGTATTTCCGGGCTGTCGGCGGCATTGGTGTTGGAGAAAAACGGTTTTAAGGCTGATATTTATGAACAAAATGCCCTGGTGGGTGACCATTACTCCCATGTGGGTGTTGTTTTAAAAATGGCTTACCGCAGCATTTCCAATGAACCTTTAGATTACCTAAATAAATTGCTGGACATAAATTTAGCACCATTGGAAATAATCAATAATTTAATTATTCACAGCCAAAACTCCAAGGCAGAAGTGAAAAAAGAGGTAATTGGCTATAGTTTCATTATTGGTCCCGAGCCTAATTCGTTAATGAATCAAATTGCCAAGGAACTGAAATACACTAAGATTCTATACGAGCAAAGGGAAACCATAGAAAACCTACGCCAAAGGTATGATTATGTTATCGTGGCCACCGGTAGCAGAAGCGAGGACTATGTATCAGATCAGTATTTGCAGGATTGGCAACAATATTTGGTGGCCTATAGCCGGGTGGCTAAAATATATGGTAAATTTAACCCCAACACTGCTATGGTTTGGGGCAATAAAGAGATCCTTAAAGATGGTTATGCCTTTCTCGCTCCCTTTAGCAATCAAATAGCCTCTTTATACGTTACTGTGCCCCACATTGGTGGTTGGGAAGAGTTAAATCAATGTTGGAAAGATTTTTTAGCAACAGAAAATATTTTAGGGCAGTACACGCTGTTGGGCACTTACGACCGCACCCACGTCAGTGCCCATTCCGCCAATGCCAGTTGGGAAAACTGTTTGTTTGTGGGCGACCAGGGCTGCTTTTTAGATCCCTTTTTGGGCTTGGGTGGTGCCACCGCAGTGGCCTCCGGGGCCATGGCTGCCCGGTCAATTATAGAAAATACCAGTTATGATGAACTGGTCAAGGAGTATAAAAAGGTTATTGGGGTGATGGGTAAGGCGAGAAATTTCTATGACAGCATCGACGATCCAACCTTTGATAAGATAGTGAAGGCAGAAAATAACGCTCTACTAAAGAAACTAATTTATGGTACCAATGTTGATTGGTTAAAATATGGTACCTTGCCAATTGGCCCCTTTGTCAAGAAAAAACAATCCCCCGATTTTCATGACACCTTTTCTTCCCCAACCAAATAG
- a CDS encoding methyl-accepting chemotaxis protein: protein MKVRIGTKIAGGYVALIVLLLVLGVYSYNVSHSTIEHLENIDVYNQRLGLEKDIQAEYYAVMASIRGYTIAADEKRKEEYRMHMENVMQMVGQLQDIAAEKNKSKVVDLNNLLAEYDQSVTEMLMPAVEQKVKGQNSEQDAAYVEEQFNLARSSQSALGSELESIIAGLVKENSNVREQYMFEAKDNSTTVQRYTIIFAVLTVVVGVVLAIVLTNMIRKPILELTEDANRFAEGDFSQQIQVKSSDEIGDLAGTFNNMAQKLGAMIADMGHHAQTLAAHSEELAASGEEVNATVEEMASTSSEVAATAAAGFANAEKTVTEAKKVAQVALAGNETVKQTVVKINAIATSAHEVEKSVENLHDLSNQIGKITNVITGIAEQTNLLALNAAIEAARAGEHGKGFAVVADEVRKLAEQSANATKEIAQLIDQVQTGAQLANSTMKQAGQEVEDGVRLASEAGQALAEIVASTNGTIEMIEDIKEGNQQSSEGMEQVAASNEQITSTTQQISSATQELAEIANQMQLAVAQFKVATE, encoded by the coding sequence ATGAAGGTAAGAATTGGTACTAAAATTGCCGGAGGATATGTTGCACTAATTGTTTTACTTTTGGTATTGGGGGTGTACAGCTATAACGTAAGTCACAGCACCATTGAACATTTAGAGAATATAGATGTTTATAACCAGCGTTTAGGGTTGGAAAAGGATATTCAAGCGGAATATTATGCAGTGATGGCCAGTATTAGGGGATATACTATTGCTGCTGATGAAAAGAGAAAAGAAGAGTATCGTATGCATATGGAAAACGTTATGCAAATGGTGGGTCAGTTACAAGATATAGCTGCTGAAAAAAATAAATCAAAGGTTGTAGATTTAAACAACTTACTGGCGGAATATGACCAATCGGTAACAGAGATGTTAATGCCTGCTGTTGAGCAAAAAGTTAAAGGGCAGAATAGTGAACAAGACGCAGCCTATGTTGAAGAACAATTTAATTTGGCGCGCAGCAGTCAATCAGCTTTAGGTTCCGAACTAGAGAGTATAATAGCGGGTTTAGTTAAAGAAAACAGCAATGTTAGAGAACAATACATGTTCGAAGCTAAAGATAATTCTACTACTGTCCAAAGATATACAATTATATTTGCGGTATTAACAGTTGTTGTAGGCGTCGTTTTGGCTATTGTATTAACTAATATGATTAGAAAGCCCATTTTGGAGCTGACTGAAGATGCCAATAGATTTGCCGAAGGGGATTTCAGCCAGCAAATACAGGTGAAGAGCAGTGACGAAATTGGTGATTTAGCCGGCACATTTAACAACATGGCACAAAAGTTGGGTGCAATGATAGCGGATATGGGCCACCATGCCCAAACCTTGGCGGCCCACAGTGAAGAGTTGGCTGCCTCGGGAGAAGAGGTTAACGCCACAGTGGAGGAAATGGCCAGCACCTCCAGTGAAGTGGCCGCCACCGCCGCGGCCGGTTTTGCCAATGCAGAAAAGACGGTGACGGAAGCCAAAAAGGTGGCCCAAGTGGCCCTTGCTGGCAATGAAACGGTTAAACAAACGGTGGTAAAAATAAATGCCATAGCCACTTCCGCCCATGAAGTAGAAAAGTCGGTGGAAAATTTACATGACCTCTCCAATCAGATTGGCAAAATTACCAATGTCATTACCGGAATAGCCGAGCAAACCAATTTGTTGGCGTTAAATGCCGCCATTGAGGCCGCCCGGGCCGGTGAACACGGTAAAGGGTTTGCGGTGGTTGCCGACGAGGTGCGGAAATTAGCCGAGCAATCTGCCAATGCCACTAAAGAAATTGCCCAACTGATTGATCAGGTACAAACCGGTGCTCAACTGGCCAATAGCACCATGAAGCAAGCTGGTCAAGAGGTGGAGGACGGGGTGCGCCTGGCCTCCGAAGCTGGTCAAGCATTGGCAGAGATTGTGGCCTCAACTAATGGTACCATTGAAATGATAGAAGATATTAAAGAAGGCAACCAACAAAGTAGCGAAGGGATGGAACAGGTGGCAGCCAGCAATGAGCAGATTACCTCCACCACCCAGCAGATATCCTCTGCCACCCAGGAGCTGGCTGAAATTGCCAACCAAATGCAATTGGCAGTGGCCCAATTTAAAGTCGCCACCGAATAA
- a CDS encoding transposase produces MARQARKRSSTGVYHVMLRGINKSNIFWDNEDKGTFVDKLLKFREIANFKLYGYCLMDNHVHLLIAEGEDIGTSIKRISVSYANWHNTKYARVGHLYQNRFLSEPVETESYLVNVLRYIHQNPVKAKMVKRAADYFWSSYHQYITAYQHGQCCIDFQLVKGYFTSQRAFEEYMNAENYDQHLDVKPVTKYSDAMLQQKLQRELATLQLEKIPTTQRNEIIKLIYQRTGVSIRQLARVLGLGKNIVEKAVK; encoded by the coding sequence GTGGCCAGACAAGCAAGAAAAAGAAGCAGCACCGGAGTTTATCATGTTATGTTAAGGGGTATTAATAAAAGTAATATTTTTTGGGACAACGAGGATAAAGGAACTTTTGTAGACAAACTTTTGAAATTCCGGGAAATTGCCAATTTTAAACTGTATGGTTACTGTCTAATGGACAACCACGTACATCTTTTAATTGCAGAGGGTGAAGATATAGGCACCAGCATTAAACGAATCAGTGTCAGCTATGCCAACTGGCATAACACTAAGTATGCAAGGGTAGGTCATTTATATCAAAATCGGTTTTTGAGTGAACCTGTAGAAACAGAAAGCTACTTAGTTAACGTGTTAAGGTATATACATCAAAATCCCGTTAAAGCAAAAATGGTTAAACGGGCAGCAGATTATTTTTGGAGTAGTTATCATCAGTATATTACTGCATATCAGCATGGCCAGTGCTGTATTGATTTTCAATTAGTTAAAGGGTATTTTACCAGCCAAAGGGCCTTTGAGGAATATATGAATGCAGAAAACTATGATCAGCATCTAGATGTTAAACCAGTAACAAAATATAGCGATGCCATGTTACAACAGAAATTGCAAAGGGAACTGGCTACCCTCCAGTTGGAAAAAATACCAACGACCCAAAGAAATGAAATAATTAAACTAATATATCAGCGCACAGGGGTAAGCATTAGGCAGTTAGCCCGGGTATTAGGGCTGGGAAAAAACATCGTCGAAAAGGCGGTGAAGTGA
- a CDS encoding cytochrome c biogenesis protein ResB, with amino-acid sequence MTDNNGNLTRPEGKGIITLLSSMKMGLFLLLLLGAASSIGSLIPQGEAAGFYKAHYGQLMGSFIVLLSLDELYNCWWFIGLGTVFAINILCCSLRRIKTIVGARQMGSVLLHCSMLVIFVGSLVSGIIGKSVHIELIPGESINLATKGFPEYTLDVLDFEIEYYDTFEPKQYISSLALSGGESQVSTDISVNHPLKAEGFTIYQKSYGWKTAGSINIAGAEKKFDLINGDETPVAEHINLKTIFVPDFDPLSGSLQSKTPFPNNPHLACALVQHQQLIDVQVLAQGETKEVAGYPVTFSDYQYYTGLEVKRDPGVKIVYVGFALMTMGFLIRYFAPIKGKGSKDADKSEVEA; translated from the coding sequence TTGACAGATAACAATGGCAACTTAACCAGACCCGAAGGAAAGGGGATTATAACTCTCCTTTCCTCCATGAAAATGGGTCTTTTTCTTTTATTGTTATTGGGTGCGGCCTCATCCATTGGTAGTTTAATTCCCCAGGGTGAGGCTGCTGGTTTTTACAAAGCCCACTATGGCCAACTAATGGGTAGCTTCATTGTGCTATTGTCACTGGATGAATTATATAATTGCTGGTGGTTTATAGGGTTAGGCACAGTCTTTGCTATCAATATTCTCTGTTGTTCTTTAAGGCGTATTAAAACCATTGTCGGTGCCCGCCAAATGGGTTCGGTATTATTGCACTGCAGTATGTTGGTTATTTTTGTGGGTTCCCTTGTATCAGGCATAATTGGCAAAAGTGTACACATCGAACTGATTCCAGGGGAATCAATAAACTTGGCCACCAAAGGTTTCCCGGAGTACACCCTCGATGTGCTTGACTTTGAGATTGAGTATTACGATACCTTTGAACCCAAGCAGTATATTAGCAGCCTAGCTTTATCCGGTGGAGAAAGCCAAGTAAGCACAGATATTAGTGTAAACCATCCACTAAAGGCAGAGGGCTTTACCATTTATCAAAAGAGCTATGGCTGGAAGACCGCAGGCAGCATCAACATAGCCGGAGCAGAGAAAAAATTTGACCTGATAAATGGGGATGAAACACCGGTCGCCGAGCACATTAATTTAAAAACAATCTTCGTGCCGGATTTTGACCCCCTAAGTGGTAGTTTGCAATCAAAGACGCCCTTTCCCAATAACCCGCACCTGGCTTGTGCGCTGGTGCAGCATCAACAGTTAATTGATGTGCAGGTACTCGCCCAAGGTGAAACAAAAGAAGTAGCCGGGTATCCCGTCACTTTTAGTGATTATCAATATTACACCGGACTGGAAGTAAAGCGAGACCCAGGAGTAAAGATTGTCTATGTTGGCTTTGCTTTAATGACAATGGGATTTTTGATCCGGTACTTTGCACCTATTAAAGGTAAGGGTAGTAAAGATGCTGATAAAAGTGAGGTGGAGGCATAA
- a CDS encoding arginase yields the protein MGKCLLSIDWDYFIYTAKENWGSYLENNKNIISLWYKRYLQAKNRGQNLQNCYQLSSQVDDFWQRIKKVFPLTADTKAYVSDSHAVSYDIALTNHCNVVYLFDAHADLGYGGLSSLNFEVNCANWLGKLFKNKLIDSAHIIYSPFTSEKPEYFKAMNDAYNIHYPSPQDLNSKDKVAAIHICRSGAWTPPWFDYKFKQFIGAMGFKYQVINCPPRKWDPQNISLSDQINYMLA from the coding sequence ATGGGAAAATGTTTATTGTCTATTGATTGGGATTATTTTATTTACACCGCCAAAGAAAATTGGGGCTCCTATTTAGAGAACAACAAAAACATAATTAGCCTATGGTATAAGCGCTATTTGCAAGCCAAGAACCGAGGTCAGAACCTGCAAAATTGTTATCAGTTATCTAGTCAAGTGGATGATTTTTGGCAGCGAATTAAAAAAGTTTTTCCATTGACCGCCGATACCAAGGCCTATGTTTCAGATTCCCACGCAGTATCCTATGATATAGCGCTAACCAATCATTGCAACGTGGTATATCTTTTTGATGCCCATGCTGATTTGGGTTATGGCGGCCTTTCGTCCCTTAACTTTGAAGTCAACTGTGCTAATTGGTTAGGCAAACTCTTTAAGAATAAACTGATTGACTCTGCCCATATTATCTACAGTCCCTTTACCAGTGAAAAACCAGAGTATTTTAAAGCGATGAACGATGCCTACAACATCCATTATCCATCACCGCAGGATTTAAACAGCAAAGATAAAGTGGCTGCCATTCATATATGTAGATCCGGGGCCTGGACACCGCCCTGGTTTGATTATAAATTCAAGCAGTTCATTGGCGCTATGGGGTTTAAATATCAAGTAATCAACTGCCCACCGAGAAAGTGGGACCCCCAAAATATTAGTTTATCAGATCAAATTAATTATATGTTGGCTTAG
- a CDS encoding 2-vinyl bacteriochlorophyllide hydratase, whose product MEATFNLAAYVLLFVGVILSLISLWKPHKTIGRLALLAIVLAFICLTAALLARSLVSGRLPFATMYEFTFLFAWGILLFLIILNRRFSSDLLMALVGLLTIVIISYGSTLPSDIRPLMPALQSIWLEVHVITAIVAYGAFGLSCCLGILYLVKGKGGDRLDKLDATLHWSVVVGFPFMTLVLITGAVWAEEVWGRWWSWDPKETWALITWLIYAGYLHARKTYGWQGKKAAIMAIVGFVAVLFTFFGVSLLLPGAHSYV is encoded by the coding sequence ATGGAAGCAACCTTTAACCTGGCGGCCTATGTTTTACTTTTTGTTGGTGTGATTCTCAGCTTGATATCTCTATGGAAGCCCCATAAAACCATTGGTAGGCTAGCATTACTGGCAATTGTGTTGGCCTTCATTTGCTTAACAGCGGCCCTTTTAGCCCGAAGCCTTGTCAGTGGCAGACTACCCTTTGCCACCATGTATGAGTTTACATTTCTTTTTGCCTGGGGTATTTTACTGTTTTTAATCATCCTCAACAGAAGATTTTCCTCAGACCTGTTAATGGCGCTGGTGGGACTGCTAACCATAGTCATTATTTCTTATGGTAGCACGCTACCTTCGGACATCAGGCCGTTGATGCCGGCCCTGCAAAGTATTTGGCTAGAAGTACATGTTATTACCGCCATCGTTGCCTACGGCGCCTTTGGACTTTCCTGCTGCTTGGGCATTTTATACTTAGTGAAAGGCAAAGGGGGAGACCGGTTAGATAAACTGGATGCTACCCTACACTGGTCGGTGGTGGTGGGGTTCCCCTTTATGACGCTGGTGTTAATTACCGGTGCCGTTTGGGCCGAAGAGGTCTGGGGTCGCTGGTGGAGTTGGGACCCCAAAGAAACCTGGGCATTAATAACGTGGCTGATCTATGCTGGTTATTTACATGCCCGAAAGACCTACGGTTGGCAGGGCAAAAAGGCAGCCATCATGGCCATAGTTGGCTTTGTGGCGGTGCTGTTCACCTTCTTCGGCGTTTCACTACTACTACCTGGTGCCCACAGTTATGTTTAA
- a CDS encoding ammonia-forming cytochrome c nitrite reductase subunit c552, whose translation MIPKQYRNLVIFSLIAVVILGASALYFFNAHNTDLEEGPIGEIAANEADPAVWGKYYPKHYDSYMENLKNTDKPSHFETKPYMEPIYAGLGYANEFNEPRGHLYTLEDIREVDPSRYKTGAACNTCKSTQIPELINQYGEDYYLQSFEEINKQLEHPIGCLDCHDPQTMDLRISRPALIEAFERQGKDISKATRQEMRSLVCAQCHVTYYFQPETKKLTFPWDNGIKADEILAYFDEKNYSEWNHPDAGTGLAKARHAEYEIFMNSTHQSAGLACADCHMPYVKQGNVKISSHYWTSPLNNIEQSCTVCHREGVDWLKSRVEDIQTKTKETQDIAGEAVVQAINEIKIAKDTPGVNQQLLQQAQEMHRKGQWYLDYVMVTNGYGFHNPTESINNLSKAIDYAHKAVQLARESVN comes from the coding sequence TTGATTCCCAAACAGTACCGAAATTTGGTTATCTTTTCGCTAATAGCTGTTGTCATCTTAGGGGCGTCGGCTTTGTATTTCTTTAACGCCCATAATACCGACCTGGAGGAAGGACCAATTGGTGAGATTGCAGCCAATGAGGCAGATCCGGCGGTGTGGGGTAAATATTATCCCAAGCATTACGATAGTTACATGGAAAACTTAAAAAATACCGACAAGCCATCGCACTTCGAAACCAAGCCCTACATGGAGCCCATCTATGCCGGTTTAGGGTATGCCAACGAATTTAACGAACCCCGGGGTCACTTATATACGTTAGAAGATATTCGAGAGGTTGATCCCAGTAGATACAAAACCGGTGCTGCCTGTAACACCTGTAAATCCACGCAAATACCTGAACTAATCAATCAATATGGTGAGGACTACTACCTACAATCCTTTGAAGAAATCAATAAACAACTGGAGCATCCCATTGGCTGTTTAGACTGCCATGATCCCCAAACAATGGATTTAAGAATCAGCCGACCGGCTTTAATTGAGGCCTTTGAACGACAAGGTAAGGATATTAGTAAGGCCACTCGGCAAGAAATGAGAAGCTTAGTCTGTGCCCAGTGTCATGTAACCTATTACTTCCAACCGGAAACCAAGAAGCTGACATTCCCTTGGGATAACGGTATCAAAGCCGATGAAATTCTCGCTTATTTTGACGAAAAGAACTACAGTGAATGGAACCATCCCGATGCCGGAACTGGTTTGGCTAAGGCCAGACATGCCGAATATGAAATTTTTATGAACAGTACCCACCAGTCTGCCGGCTTAGCCTGTGCCGATTGCCACATGCCCTATGTTAAGCAGGGCAATGTAAAAATTAGCTCCCACTACTGGACCAGTCCGCTCAACAACATTGAGCAGAGCTGTACCGTTTGCCACCGGGAGGGTGTAGATTGGCTCAAGTCTAGGGTGGAGGATATCCAAACCAAGACCAAGGAAACCCAAGATATCGCCGGTGAGGCGGTGGTGCAGGCCATCAATGAAATTAAGATTGCCAAAGATACCCCTGGTGTTAACCAACAACTGTTGCAGCAGGCCCAGGAAATGCACCGCAAGGGCCAGTGGTATTTAGATTATGTTATGGTCACCAATGGTTACGGATTCCATAACCCCACAGAATCAATAAACAATTTGAGCAAGGCCATAGACTATGCCCATAAAGCAGTGCAATTGGCCAGAGAATCAGTAAACTAA
- a CDS encoding MFS transporter, whose product MYSQPSCIYEYAHAVTHAALYVVDISGDKGNVGLVMASFTIGALIMRVIAGWLVDNYGRKKIMLWGMVAAVVVVSFYRLATNIPLMLLVRALHGMAFGMISTAASTMVADILPTARMGEGMGYFGLTTALAMALAPMTGVWLVETSSYTTMFITISVLAVVALFCGLPVRGTNGVVANAAPDTIGEVLAGLLEKKAALPSVVMCSLAILNGAIIPFVALYAVERGVANVGLFFTANAVLTLLSRPIAGRMTDRGRTDLVLLIGHLSLFVCVVVLGLANTLTEFIIAGAFFGWGFGFVMPTLQALAVRYVAPHRRGAATGTFFIAFDLGLGVGNIFFGFLAEALSYQIMFFITLIPLIIAAVIYYLYRPRPSVENC is encoded by the coding sequence GTGTATAGCCAACCTAGCTGTATTTATGAGTATGCACATGCTGTTACCCACGCTGCACTGTATGTGGTGGATATCAGCGGAGATAAAGGGAATGTCGGCTTGGTTATGGCTTCCTTTACCATTGGTGCGTTGATTATGCGTGTTATTGCTGGTTGGTTAGTGGACAATTACGGCCGTAAAAAGATTATGCTCTGGGGCATGGTGGCCGCAGTGGTGGTAGTTTCCTTTTACCGTTTGGCAACGAATATACCCTTAATGTTATTGGTGCGGGCACTACATGGGATGGCCTTTGGTATGATCAGTACCGCCGCCAGTACCATGGTGGCGGATATTTTACCCACCGCCCGCATGGGGGAAGGGATGGGCTATTTTGGTTTAACCACGGCCTTGGCTATGGCGCTGGCGCCAATGACCGGTGTATGGTTAGTGGAAACCAGTAGTTACACAACCATGTTTATAACTATCTCAGTGTTGGCGGTGGTGGCGCTATTCTGTGGCTTACCTGTACGAGGTACCAACGGGGTGGTTGCCAATGCGGCACCGGATACCATTGGCGAGGTGTTGGCCGGATTGTTGGAGAAAAAGGCAGCGCTGCCATCGGTGGTGATGTGCTCTTTAGCCATCCTTAACGGTGCCATTATTCCCTTTGTTGCTTTGTACGCCGTTGAGCGAGGTGTGGCCAACGTGGGCCTATTTTTCACTGCCAATGCTGTGTTAACGTTACTGTCACGACCGATAGCTGGTCGTATGACTGACCGAGGACGCACTGATTTAGTACTACTGATTGGTCATTTAAGTTTATTTGTTTGTGTGGTTGTTTTGGGTTTAGCCAATACCCTTACCGAATTTATCATTGCAGGGGCCTTTTTTGGCTGGGGCTTTGGTTTTGTCATGCCGACATTACAGGCGTTGGCGGTGCGTTATGTGGCTCCTCACCGGCGGGGTGCGGCCACCGGTACTTTCTTTATTGCCTTTGACCTGGGCCTTGGTGTGGGCAACATCTTCTTTGGCTTTTTGGCTGAGGCCTTAAGCTATCAGATTATGTTCTTCATTACCTTGATACCGCTAATTATAGCTGCTGTTATCTATTACCTTTATCGACCCCGCCCATCAGTAGAAAACTGCTGA
- a CDS encoding NapC/NirT family cytochrome c: protein MKKVVFVEGGEVTGEMKKKLLWLAGLAFAGFALMLLTKVPALGLDKAEFCGQCHAMDEQVETYLHSAHRSGATCGDCHIPHSLVYGATYKAYTGTRDVYRVVTDTIPTEIKMTELGQDIVQENCLRCHGQMLELVGDTKEDGGKFCFDCHRSTPHQK from the coding sequence ATGAAAAAGGTTGTTTTTGTAGAGGGAGGTGAGGTGACCGGGGAAATGAAGAAAAAATTGTTGTGGTTGGCAGGTTTAGCATTTGCTGGTTTTGCATTGATGCTGTTAACAAAGGTCCCGGCCTTGGGCTTGGATAAGGCAGAGTTCTGCGGTCAATGTCACGCAATGGATGAACAGGTGGAAACATATTTACATTCTGCTCACCGGTCGGGTGCCACCTGTGGCGACTGTCATATTCCCCATAGTCTGGTGTATGGTGCCACCTATAAAGCATATACCGGAACCAGAGATGTATACCGAGTTGTCACAGACACTATCCCAACGGAAATAAAAATGACCGAGCTGGGCCAAGACATTGTGCAGGAAAATTGCCTTCGGTGTCACGGACAAATGCTGGAATTAGTGGGGGACACCAAGGAGGACGGCGGAAAGTTTTGCTTTGATTGCCATCGCAGCACACCACATCAGAAATAG
- a CDS encoding selenium metabolism-associated LysR family transcriptional regulator, with product MGPYQLEIFKTVVEKKSFSAAAQALFISQPAVSMHIRSLEEHYKTKLFDRTNQQITLTETGRILYSYAVKVLTLLSQVEKEISSYTGQIEGPLDIGASFTVGEYVVPKVLGVFNKRNPGVKAALQVTNTEHIVKLVSRQKLDLGLVEHSVDARNLIVSPIMQDELLVVFSPEHPWAKRKMITIQELKDMPLVLREHGSGTRMIAEERLDEAGFDLAQLNIIMELGSTEAVKEAVEAGFGITIISRWAVQKELKLGTLLSAKIEDVNMLRSFYLIHHKDKFKPLVVEKFIDFLISYCREYSY from the coding sequence ATGGGTCCATATCAATTAGAGATATTCAAAACAGTGGTAGAAAAGAAGAGTTTTTCTGCTGCTGCCCAGGCTTTGTTTATCTCTCAACCAGCAGTGAGCATGCATATACGATCACTGGAAGAACATTATAAAACCAAATTATTTGATCGAACTAATCAACAGATAACCCTTACCGAAACCGGGCGTATTCTCTACAGTTATGCTGTCAAAGTTTTAACTCTCCTAAGTCAAGTAGAAAAGGAAATTTCCAGCTATACCGGACAAATAGAGGGTCCATTAGATATTGGAGCCAGTTTTACCGTAGGTGAATATGTGGTGCCTAAGGTGTTAGGGGTTTTTAATAAACGAAATCCTGGAGTTAAGGCTGCCCTGCAAGTGACCAACACAGAACATATAGTAAAACTGGTGTCTAGACAAAAGCTGGATTTAGGTTTGGTAGAACACAGTGTAGATGCACGCAATCTAATTGTTAGCCCTATAATGCAGGACGAATTGCTGGTGGTCTTTTCACCAGAACATCCTTGGGCAAAACGAAAGATGATAACTATCCAGGAACTTAAAGATATGCCCTTGGTACTGAGGGAACATGGCTCTGGCACAAGAATGATTGCTGAGGAAAGACTGGATGAGGCTGGATTCGACTTGGCTCAACTGAATATTATTATGGAGCTGGGCAGTACAGAGGCAGTGAAAGAAGCTGTTGAGGCAGGTTTTGGTATCACCATTATTTCCCGTTGGGCTGTACAAAAGGAATTAAAATTAGGTACATTACTGTCTGCAAAGATTGAAGATGTCAACATGTTAAGAAGTTTTTATCTTATCCACCACAAAGACAAATTTAAGCCTTTGGTGGTGGAAAAGTTTATTGATTTTCTCATTTCATACTGTAGGGAGTATTCTTATTAA